One Candidatus Poribacteria bacterium genomic window, TTCTCGCTTGGACAAGTGCTTCGACTTCGTCAATCTCTTTCGGGACACCGTCTGTCAGGACTTCACAACCGCCCTCTGTGATGAGGATATCGTCCTCTATGCGGACACCGATACCGAGATACGCCGGTGGGACATCCTTAGTATCCTCAGCAACGTAGAGTCCAGGTTCAATTGTCATCACCATTCCGGGTTGGAAGGTTTTGAAATCGCCGTTGGATTCGTGGACGCAATTGACATCATGCACATCTAAACCGAGCATGTGTCCGATCCGGTACATGTAAAACTGCCGATATGCCTCTTTCTTTATCAATTTCTTCGCTTTGCCTTCGAGCAGACCCAGACTGAGCATACCCTCCGTCAACAACTCAATCGACCTTTGGTGGGGTTCGTCGATGGAAACCCCTGGACGGATAGAATCAATAATGGCATAGTGTGCGTCAAGAACAATCTGATAAATTTCCCTTTGCGCTTCAGTGAAGGTGCCGTTTGCCGGGAAGGTACGAGTCACATCACCAGCGTACCGACCATATTCCGCCCCTGCATCAATAAGCACGAGCGTTTCGTCTTCAATCCGGCAGTCATTGGTCGTATAGTGGAGCGTCGTTGCGTTTCCGCCACTCGCAACGATAGTGGGAAAGGCGATGCCGTTTGCCCCGTTCATACGGAACGTAGATTCAACGAGAGCTTCCAGTTCATATTCATACAATCCCGGTCGAACCGCTTTCATCGCGGCGACGTGCCCGGCTACGGTAATCTCTGTCGCCAGCCGGGTGCGTTGCAATTCGGTTTCATTTTTGATTAACCGCAGTTCACTGAGAATAGGACTCGGATCAACAAGCGTATTGAATCCCTTGCCAGATCGGATTCTTGACCTGACAGATTGCGTGAAACGGGCGAGAATTTCAGTATCAACATCCTCATTGGAACCGAGAGTATAATAAAGCCGCTCGGCACCTTGTAGGTATTTCCCGATTTTCTCACTGAATTTCTCTATCGGATAGGCTTTATCTGCCCCGTAGCGTTTACGAGCGTCTTTAACCCCAACGCGTTTACCGTTCCAGATTTCCGCCTGCTTATCTTTCGGACGAACGAACAGGATATAGATAACACAGATCGACTCTGGCTCTTCAAACCCCGTAAGGTAATAAAAATTCGGATCCGGACGATAATTATATTCGGTGTCGTGATTCCAGATTGCGGGGGGTGTACTGGCGAAGATAGCGACCCCGCCACGTCCCATTTTTTCGATAAAGGCTTCGCGATTCTGCTTATGCAAGCTGTTCTCTCCTCACATTTTAATTTTTACCTTGCGGCGTACAAGTTTTGACTGCCCAACCTAACAGGTCATGCTACAAAAGATTAGTATGCGTAAGTCCTGCTTTAGAGATATTCAATTGGTGTGCCGATTTTGCCGACGATACCACCGCTGGCGACCATTGGATAGATGGGTTTTGCCCAGAAAACACCATCGACTGGTGCGCGGATAGACTCCCGGACATTGCCAAACACATCGCAGATGTCTGCTATGGGTTGATACATCGCAAGTTGTTCATACAATTCCGCTTTGTAATAGACAAATCCGCCTTCATTGCTGAGGACGGGTACAAACTTTTTGACAACGATCTGACGGTCAGGAATCTGCGGTGTTCCGGCAATGAATTTATAATACTGTAGCACATTGAGCACGCCGCGAACCCCCTTCTCGATGCTCTTTGTATCCCATCCGTGGGTGCCCCCTAATTCGGGATCAATTGTTGGAATACCGATCTCTGGTGCCGCTTGAGCGAGTTGTCCTTCGGGTCCTTGTTGATTGAGAATATGTCCTATACCGAAAACTCGTGCGAGTTCAAGGCAGGCACCGTGAAGTGTGTGTTTCTCGTCAACACGCACGCGGACCTCGTCAATCATTGGATGGACCCCACCTTGGTGCAGATCAAGGCAGTAATCGGCTTGCTGAATAGCGCGCCGAAAGAGGTGATAGGCTGTCCGTTCGCTTGAGGTTCCATCGCGTCTACCGGGAAAACAGCGGTTCATTTTGCGGTTGTCCACGGGATTCAGTGCCTGTTTCGTATGGAACGCGTGGAAGTTGACGAGCGGGACAGCGATAATCTTCCCATATAACTGCTCTGGTGTGATTGTAGAGAGCACTTTGTGAATAACGGCGATTCCGTTGAGTTCATCTCCGTCGCTAATCGCTTGGATGTAGAATGTTTTGCCGGGGTACCTCCCGTTGATGAGTACAATAGGCAATCGGACAGCCGTCCCATCAGGCATACTGCCGACCTTGATATGTCCGTCTATTCGGGTTCCGGGTTCGGCGACTAATTGCCCAACTACCAATTGGCTATGGCGAATCTTATTCCTCATAACGGTTATTGTACCAGAATCCACGAAATAAGTCAAATCGTTAGCGGTCAGGTGTCGGAAACCGTCAGCGGTCAGCAAGATCGCGAGCATGGGGAAAAGAAAGGGAACGCCCAAGCAAAAATACTCGCTCCTACAGAAGAATAGAAGTCAAGCGTCGGGATTCGGAGACCCTTCTACCGAGGTCAGATTATCCCTTGATTTCAACACGATTTTCTGTTAAACTTATATGCATCATGAACACAGAAAACCAGAAAAAAATCGCTGCAGAAAAAGCGACAGAGAGCGTCCGGTCAGGCATGGTTGTCGGATTGGGGACAGGTTCTACAGTTTACTACGCGCTCTTGAAACTTGGTGCAATGGTTCGGGAAGGACTTGCTATCGTCGGGATTCCCACCTCCGCAGGCACCGAAGAAATTGCAAAAGCACAGCAGATACCACTCTCGACGCTCGCCACCCATCCGAGCATTGATTTGACGATTGACGGTGCCGATGAAGTTGACAAAGACCTTAACCTCATCAAAGGTGGCGGTGCAGCCCTCGTCAGAGAAAAAATCACCGCCAACGCATCGAAAGAAATATTGATTGTTGTCGATGAAAGCAAAGTATCATACGTCCTCGGCACAACTTTTCCGCTTCCTGTCGAAATTGTGCGGTTCGGATGGGAAGCAACGCAAACCGAAGTCAATCGAATTTGTGGAAAATCAACGTTACGCCTCTCATCGGCACAAGACGGAAACCAGCATCCACTTATTACTGATAACGGGAACTATATCCTTGATTGCCACTTTGATGGGATTCCCACGCCGAAGGAGATTGAGTTGCGACTGAACAATATTCCGGGTGTCGTGGAGAATGGGATCTTTGTCAATCGCGCTGACAAAATCATCATCGGCACACCTTCTGGCATTCGGTATATGGAATAACACCAATGGTTAAACACCAAATCTTGCCCCTCCTGCTCCTGCTTGCCTTTATCACGATTTCTCACCCAGTTAGCGGCGAAATATTTATAGAGAGCGGATTGGTGGACGTCCCAACAGGTAGAGTTTTGAAACACGGGATATTTGGGGCAGGTACCTATCTCAGTTTCCAACAACGAGCGATGAATCGCCCAACTACAAACCTGGGCGATGCTGCTGCGGTTCGCCTTAACTTCGGACTGTTTGACCGGGTTGAAGTCGGGTTAAAACATGTATGGAATGAACACGACATCGAACCATCCACCGAGCGGACTCTAAACCTAA contains:
- a CDS encoding aminopeptidase P N-terminal domain-containing protein, translating into MHKQNREAFIEKMGRGGVAIFASTPPAIWNHDTEYNYRPDPNFYYLTGFEEPESICVIYILFVRPKDKQAEIWNGKRVGVKDARKRYGADKAYPIEKFSEKIGKYLQGAERLYYTLGSNEDVDTEILARFTQSVRSRIRSGKGFNTLVDPSPILSELRLIKNETELQRTRLATEITVAGHVAAMKAVRPGLYEYELEALVESTFRMNGANGIAFPTIVASGGNATTLHYTTNDCRIEDETLVLIDAGAEYGRYAGDVTRTFPANGTFTEAQREIYQIVLDAHYAIIDSIRPGVSIDEPHQRSIELLTEGMLSLGLLEGKAKKLIKKEAYRQFYMYRIGHMLGLDVHDVNCVHESNGDFKTFQPGMVMTIEPGLYVAEDTKDVPPAYLGIGVRIEDDILITEGGCEVLTDGVPKEIDEVEALVQAR
- a CDS encoding succinylglutamate desuccinylase/aspartoacylase family protein codes for the protein MGVPFLFPMLAILLTADGFRHLTANDLTYFVDSGTITVMRNKIRHSQLVVGQLVAEPGTRIDGHIKVGSMPDGTAVRLPIVLINGRYPGKTFYIQAISDGDELNGIAVIHKVLSTITPEQLYGKIIAVPLVNFHAFHTKQALNPVDNRKMNRCFPGRRDGTSSERTAYHLFRRAIQQADYCLDLHQGGVHPMIDEVRVRVDEKHTLHGACLELARVFGIGHILNQQGPEGQLAQAAPEIGIPTIDPELGGTHGWDTKSIEKGVRGVLNVLQYYKFIAGTPQIPDRQIVVKKFVPVLSNEGGFVYYKAELYEQLAMYQPIADICDVFGNVRESIRAPVDGVFWAKPIYPMVASGGIVGKIGTPIEYL
- the rpiA gene encoding ribose-5-phosphate isomerase RpiA, with amino-acid sequence MNTENQKKIAAEKATESVRSGMVVGLGTGSTVYYALLKLGAMVREGLAIVGIPTSAGTEEIAKAQQIPLSTLATHPSIDLTIDGADEVDKDLNLIKGGGAALVREKITANASKEILIVVDESKVSYVLGTTFPLPVEIVRFGWEATQTEVNRICGKSTLRLSSAQDGNQHPLITDNGNYILDCHFDGIPTPKEIELRLNNIPGVVENGIFVNRADKIIIGTPSGIRYME